TAAATAATCTAAATTAAAGCCcaattgtgttattgtttttgtatgtagagcatgttttgaatttttctgattttacaaggttttgtgaaaacagctcttGTCTTACAAATGGCTATGTTTGTATTATtgaaaaaggaggtagttataTCGTATCACTtaggtgcagggcagtgcaaaaCCAGCACACTTAAGAAGAAGATAGgcccgcacacttgctcaaatgccacaaaaattTTGAATTGATCACAACGTTTTAACCAGataaaaatgatcacctgaagaagacctctggttgaAACGTTGTGATCaatttgtggcatttgagcaagtgtgcgggcCCATCTTCTTCTTATGTGTACAGAACACTATATACTGTATCTATCTATGTATGGGGGTGGgggaacaaatgtttttttcatacagTCAAATTGTCGAACAAGGCCCAATGATGGATTAGATCTGCAGGTGGCTGGTGATAAAAGGGTACTTACCTCTGGGTGTCCTCAGGTGCATCTTTGTTGTCTAAGGATGCTAGATTCTTGGCTAGTCTGATGGCACGATTATAAAAGCGATCCAATTCCTCCATGATGAAGTTAAGATCCGAGGAGAGGTGCGGGGCTGCAGTGAAACGCCAGAGCAGGGCCGGGATGTATAAGAGGATGGCCAGTAAGAGCAGGATGTATGGAAAGAACTGAGGGAGGAAACAGATCAGAGGAAACCTACCTTGTTGATCAAAggaataattaaaaacacagacatgattATAGTTGATATACAGTAGGTCAATGCAAATCTATAGCGAATTCAAACAGTTAATCACCACGTCCTTTGATCCCTTCATTAAGAAAACCTATGGACTTATTATGATCATTCCTTAATTAAACCATACTGGTCATAAACCCGCTTTATTAagtcttaaaagaaaaaactccCAATACCCCAAACCCATGAAATTCCATTGTCAGCACTGAGGCTTCCCAGGCAAtgttgggggtgggggtggaggtGTACCTTGTGCAGCCATAGTGGTGAACTGTCAGCTTGTTGCTGTACAGCTGCCCAACAAAATGAATCCACATATGCAGCCTGTCTCCAAGAGAAGTTGGTGGGGGCGAAGCAGCTGATCTGAGTACCTGATTGAAAAAGGGAAATAATGAATCAGTGCCCACAGGTGTTTTAGTGATTGAGCAAAAAGAAACATACACTTTGAAAACTGTCAGCCCTCTCTGCTCTGCACTCTGTTTTCAGGACGCCTTCCCCTATATGTGTATAGGGTGTATGGAAGGTTCAGTCAGGCATGGACAATTTGCAAATGAGCAAATGACCCAGATAGTCAATAGATAATTAAAGCAGCACAAGGACTGGTATGTTAATAACACAGAATGATATAGGCACAGTCTCAGTAAAGTATTTTAATTTTGTACGTAAAGTACCATTTAACTCAATAAACATATCAGTAAGTAGCTGTAAAGTAAATGCTACATAAAGGAAATCaaacttcagtttgtgttgGAGCAATTAGCAATGGTCTGACACAATGTGGGAAAGCCTATTCTCTAAACTGACCAGCacaatttacataaataaattgcaagcaatagaaaaaaaaacattacaagcaACATGTAGCCTATTGTTAACCCCTTCAGGAATAACTTTATTAGGGAAGTTACAATGTTACAGTGATACAGTTTAATTTAGCTGACACTTTAGTCCAAAGCAaagaacatcagagagttcaactatacaaataaagagtaaataagagttatacaaataaagattgatagatttcatcatttttttgtattaataaaAAACGCTATAATTTAAAGAAGTCAATGTTTTCACATATAAAGCATTCACACAGGTGCAAATGGATATATTTATCTGCTTAGTTTCTATTGGACCGGTATTTCCGTAGCATTCTTTTGATTAACAAAAATAATGGCTCTCAAAAGGTTACTTATTTAGTCTTCAAGTCATGCAGCTGCACAGTAAACAGTCTATCCAGGTTCGCTGTGTATTGGATCCATCAATAGACATACTTGCAGATAATGCTAACCACAACAGACAGGGGGGGCTTTATGATCTAATAAGATTATGTAGCTGTAGTTGCTGATGGTGCTGTAGATACCTTGTTTTTCCGAATAGACGTGAATATATTATGTTCGTGTTAACAGTGACTTGAGTCCATGTGGTACCAACTAATAAAAAAGACTTGATTACATGAGCTcagttaaagaaaatgttacCATAACAATTACCACAATCACCATCAGCAGCAGTATGAGAGCATGATGCGAGAGCCAGAAGGGTGGAGACTTGAACCACACCTTCTTCAGTAATCGCACCCCTCTCGTCATTTATTCTTTAGGTTCACCTATTCATGGTTTTCACATTGCTGTGTTATTGAGATTATTGAAACACATGGGTTGCagcagttttgtgtgtgtgcagaggaatAGAAACAATGCATTATTCTACATGATGATTACAATTATAGCATCAGATGATAAAGTCGCAATAATTCAATTACTCACCAACTGACACCTCTTGAGCAAAAGCGAGCGAGATAAGGAACAAAGGCAACCCCACCGCGAGAAACGTGACTATTTTGTCCACCGCCAGCTCCAGACGCATCCCTTTGTACTTGGCCTCCGTGGGGTCCTTCAACAAAAAGTCGGAAAAAACGTACTCGGTAGCTACATGGGCAATCGCCATGACTGGAAACAAAAAGCGGGCTTGTCTAATTGATAGAATATATAGTCTCTGTACAATAAGATAAAATCaaactatatttttttaaatgatctaatTAAGCTTCTGTGGTTTTAATTCATTAAGCACTTCTCCAGTGAGAAAAGGTTGTGAAACGCTGAGCTGTTATAGACAACCCATCTCCAGTCACCAGTGCCTGACTGGGACTGATGGTTCAACCTGCTGTCCCGTTACTGTACCCCCGACATCACAGCCACCAGAGGACGCTACCTGACTGTAGGCCAAgtcaaaaaaatattaaaacaatatttacactCTATGTATTCAACCTGTTCAATtgtagggattttttttctcatcaaatATGAAAAAGTTAGGAAGAGAGTTTTTGATGTTGGTAGGCCTAtagtctaaaaaaaataatcactcaAATTAAATTGtcagtaaaagaaagaaattgctaatttaaactcagattttttatttatttatatatattgtttttttatagcaaGACTATAATTGACTGTTCTGCTTGGTCTTTCATTCGACTATATGTGTTTTTTCAAATGAAGAAGAAAGTGGTGGCCTGATTTTAGACCTTCAGATGTAGGACTACTTTAAGCCAATGCCTATGTGTTTATCTAAAATTATTATAGGGATTTACTTTCAATAGCCTATCCAAAAACTATCACGTTCAAAACTACGGACTGCTGTCTAaattgtttttaagatttattattattattattattattattattatcaatattATAGTAGCCTACATTGAATttcaaacttgaaaaaaaaaaaaaaaatcttaaaacatAGCCCGGTCAACCTATCAGCCATAGACTGTCCATATTATCAAAGTCACACTCAATGTTCACTAATTTATTGATTACTTAATCCATTTCAATAATAACTTTTGCGACAACTGTTCTTGCTTTCTTGCAAAATTAACATTAGGTCACAAGAAGGTGCAGGGTTTTGTTTTAGGGAGACAGATAAAGGAGaatgtgttttgaaaagtggaCCACTGCTTAAAGTAAGATGTGAAAGGGGAGACCTTTTCGGGTAGTAAAACAGCCTCCTATTTAACGTGCTCATTGTTCACCAGATACAACAATAACATTTTGCGACAGCCTCGCGCGCTTTCCGGCAGAAGTAGGTTACAAAAAGGTGCGGGTATCTAGGCAGCCAGACAGGAGGAACAGTGCTGTGAGAAAGATGTGACAGAGGAGACCTTTCAAGGTAGCAAAACAACTAACTATTTCGAAAACATATCATTGCGAGctacaaaaataataatgttactAGCAGGAGAACTGTAGCATGTGTAGGAAACGTTCAGCAAGTATATATTTGAACGAACAAATTGTACCTGCGGCTAGCTTAAATTCAATGCTAGCTCCAACCAGCTGTTTCGCTTCAATTAGTTAAACAGGTAGCTATCAGTCCTGTTCGCTAACTTGTTAAATCCTCAATAATGTTGGTGTTTAACTACGACAGTAACGTGATGTAGCATGTAGCTAACTTGACGCAGTCCATCGTTCAACTCACATGATTTGTTTTGGTAAAACAATCGTAGCTCTGTTATGCTGCAGTCTCGAAACTTGCGAAGTGTTTTCTTTCATGAAGTTACGACATGCTCCATTTGTCCATTTAAACCGCGTTTACGAAGCTGCATTGAGCCGAAGTCGTTTTCATAGATCAGTGTTTGAGAAGTTAagtgttagttttttttactcctcaTAAGAAATGCATACGCACCAAGTAACAAACAATAACCCTTGAACTTtcgttttctgtttttttgtaaagcatgagaaagaggagaaaagaaagtgcCGTGAAAGACCTGTTTGGCATGTATGATGGAAGGACTGGGAAACGACACATTCATATGCAGCTCTAGAGCCCTCCCATGTCTCAGTCACCCCAAAACAGAGCCCTCAACCCTGCTGTGGAAGCTCAAGGACTGCTTCTCCACAAACGAGACAAACTCTCTTCGGCACACGGATAAAGAAGCAAGTATTTATCTATTATACACTCACTCAGCCCTGATATATGTGCAAAAGGAGTTCAGGGACAATGATTCAGCCTTATTATCAGAGATGATATTCCAATCgacattttttaacatctttaaagtgttttcatcttttattttttatttttacagaaatgAATTGAGAACAACTCTATTGTTGATTCATGTAAGATTAGAGTATAagaatgcaatttaaaaaagtaaatccaGAAGCTCGTTGATTTGCACTTCACAAAGGTGCTTCAAAAGCATTTCAGTATTAGCAAGTTTTATTGACATTGTTGCTAAATGATCTGCTggttatgttgttatgtttcAGAACAATTACATGGACAGCAGAAAGGCCGTTTTGGAATTGAAAgatgtccctcctcctccacagcatACTTCCTCTTCCCAATTATCCCAGCCCTTTTCTCTGGTCCCGCTCCCTTTGCCTCCTCCCTGCTTGCCTCCCCCTCAGCTTACACAAGACTCCCACCAACAACAGccaccaccacagcagcaacaAGAGGGGGCTAGCCCCAAAGTAAGACCTCAAGTATGTTCTCACTGTGACTATTGCAGCACAGATAGCTATGGGTTATTAGGTGGTGGAGGTGTTGTTGGTAGCAGTAGTAGCAGTAGTAGCATTGCTGGTGTTGTGTCACTCTACATGGACCCAGGCTCTCTGGGAGCACCCATCAGCAGCAGAAGCAATATTGGCAGGTCTGGCCTTTGCTCTGTAACTTCATCTGTCCATCAGTATAAACGTAACCTAAGCtgtggaagaggaggtgaagttCTTGATCCTTTGCTGGGTCTTGATTACAAACCTCAGCCGCTCTCTAATGTTGCTACCTCCCAGCCTATTTCATCACACCCCTacctctcctgctgctcagggATTCTCCACACAAACCCCTCTGTACCTCTTCCATGTAGCCAGCCAAGCCTGTTTCCCTCCTTTCCACCTCTGGCTTCCTCTCTTCCTTGTGTTTCATCTCTACCTGCTCCCTTGCATGGCTCTTGCATGGCCTCTTCTGGCTACTACCCCTGTGTAGACTGTTGCCCATCAGCCAGAAGATCCCAGAGAAGCACACCCTGTGATCacccaacaaccaccaccatcaccactaCAACCACCTCAGCACACTTCTGTTCTAATCCTATTCACCTAAATGTAGAACGCACTGTTTGTGTAAAGGGGGCGCACTTCTGCCAGGAGTGCCTGTTAAAGGTTGGTAAAGCCTTTGTCTTGTATTTGCATGCCATAAAGATCACTGTAGGACACTTTATTCTACAATAATAGATCAGTCAACCAAACTGACATTGACTTTGTATTTGtgtcaatttaaaaattaaTTGGTGTAAAGTATTGCTTGCTGTTGATGTCTTGATAATGATTTATGCTTATTTTAGCCCCTAAATGGTCTGGCAGTGTCAGAGTCGGACACGGTGTGGCACAATGTTCCTGTACCCCAGACTGCTCCTATCCCCATCCCCATTTGTAACGGCTGTGGCACTTCCTCTGATGGCATGATGCTCATGTCATCGACCAGCCTTGGCAAGACTGGTCAGAAGTATGGTTAGTGGACTTTACAAAACAATGCTGAATACCTGCATAAAGGTTGTTTATTggatttattaataataatcatgTCAGACAAGTGTTTAGGCCCTTAATTGTACTTGTTTATATATTGCAAGCTCTTTGGAGGTAGAGTGATATAAGATCTTAaggacaatgaaaacaaatgaaatgtgtgtaaTTGTTTTTGGAGTAATAGTTTGCTCAACGGTCTGCTAGGTTCTCCTGAGACTTGTGGCCCTGAGAACATCCCTCCAGTAGGTGTCTTCTGGGACATTGAAAACTGCAGCGTTCCCAGTGGACGCTCCGCAGGAGCAGTGGTTCAGCGCATTCGCAGCCGTTTCTTTCAGGGACACCGCGAGGCAGAATTCATTTGCGTCTGTGACATCAGCAAGGAGAGTAAAGCTGTCATCCAAGAGCTCAACAACTGCCAGGTACCAAATACAATATATAATACTTTAATGGTTATGCTATATCACTTGAGATGAAAGTAATCTACTTTTTAAAATTGGTCAGAGTTAGTCTAATGCAGCTTAATCAAAAGATACCATTAAATAAGGGCTTATTTACCTTTGTTGACATGTCTAACATGAGAtgtacttatttttattttggactAAATCTCAATATCAGAGCCTTCAGAAAATTCTCAGAAATAACCACTTTGATATTGTGATTGAAGATATTTTTACTCCACATATtaacaagttaaaaaatgaGATGAACTTGCTCAACAAAATGGTAAAATAtatctgctgttttaaaaaatatatattattctACTTCAGGTCACTGTTGCACATATCAATGCCATAGCCAAGAATGCTGCAGACGACAAGCTTCGCCAGAGCCTACGACGCTTTGCTGAGACTCACACTGCACCTGCAACAGTTGTTCTAGTATCCTGTAAGTTTAACTCAGATGTTTAATACTCATCCAGTCTTGATGCCTTCAATGATTTTGTGTAACCAAGTGTCATTATTTTCTCTTACAGCGGATGTAAACTTTGCAAGTGAGCTGAGCGACTTGCGTCATCGCCATGGTTTCCAGGTTATCTTGGTCCATGGCAACCATACGTCTTCAGCCCTGCTACAGCACGCCCACTGCCACGTGGCCTTTCAGGAGATCACAGCTGATCTGCCACCACGTATACTGATGAAAGAGCAGGTAGGCTTAAAAAAATGCTTAGCTTGGAccttaaagttttttttttttatctacactGTATTAAATATGGTAAGTAAGTGTTGGCAAAAGCAACCAAGGCAAGATTTATTTTAGTGTGAACGTACTTGGAGAGCAGAGGTGCAGTTGGTGAAAGTGATTATCTTAACAATTATTATGTTGTGTACGCAATTCTCTTTTGGGGATCATTACAATACATCCTGATCCATACCCCTCTCAGCCATTCTCCAAAATGTTTATCAACCAAACCAAcgacttctgctataatctttTTTAAGTGTAATTTATACAAACCAGACAGGCACActgtctcttcctcccctccctcagcCCAGTTTCAACCTCCTCTATGTGCACAACCTTCCTATCAACTGTGACAAGAGCCTGCGGAACGCTGTGAAGCTCAGGCTCCGCCGCCTGTCTGACAACTGTGGTGGCAAAGTGTTGGGCATGTCCCAGGGCACAGCAGTCCTTCGTTTTGGCAACCCTGATGCAGCTGCACGTGCCCGCAAGCGAATGGAAAATGAGGATGTGTTTGGCCGCCGAATCAGCCTCTCCTTCTCCCCACACCCCAGAGATGATACAAGTCCCGAGCCTGAGCTTCAGTCTCGGACCCATCTCTTGCCTCAGCCTCAGGCTCTGCCCCAGACCTATCAAAACCAGGACTCAATGTTCGCCCCTACCCCATCCGtatcctccttctcttttctgCCCCTGGAGAAGCCAAGGTCACCTAGGAGGCCACGGCGAGCAACCCGCCCCTACAACACCCCAGGCCCAGTGCCTGAACGGCCCTACAGCCCCAGGAGAGGGTGCAGTGGGCCACCCGGTGGTGCTCCAGACAAGCCCCATCAGGTCAGCAGACTATATCAGTGCCTGCTTCCCCTTAACCGTCGTTGCCCTTTAATCTTGTTTGGGCTGCTTTCCTAATCAAAATAGCTTTTCCCATCCCGTGTCCCTTTTTTAACTGCTGCTTTGACTAACCGCTAGTAGCTGCTTGCTTCATTTGTCAGCCTGTGCTAGCATGTTTTAGTCTGCTTAGTGCTTTATGTACCCCCTGCTGTCCTGCATGTTCATGAGTCAGTCATCATTTATATTAATGCATGagttttcattgttgttgtctctACTTTTTTTCTAGTACCTCTGTGTTTTGTCTCAAGTCTCCTCCGTccctactttttattttgttgccgATTTTGGCtacctgcagttttctgcagTCAAACAATGACCTGATGGCTGGAATGACTTGCTTGGTTTGTCTTTTCCTCTTGATATTTATCAAACAGACCAACGTGGAAAGATGGAATACCCATAAATGGATACCTGTTTAGATGGACTCTAACAAGGCATTGgcattttaatttaatgatgCATTGCAAAGTGAattttatcaaacatttgtcttactaaacataaaaaataatattgaaaCACCATGATGATTTGTTTTCAGATTGTTTAAGAAAGAGGTTCAAATGACAGATGGCATAGTTGAAAATATGATTCTAACATTTCAGCAAAGGTCTGGCTCACCACTATCAGAGACACTTATGTGTGACGCACACTCTCATGAGTCAGCTGTTTGCTATGGGTCCAAAGTACATTACTtgtcaattaaaacaaaacatgtgatgACAACTATAACAAATCTTGGTGATAAAGCTGTAATCAGGTGTCCTGTTGTCTAACTCTCTTTGGCCTTTTAACTTTTTATGGGGATCCTTAGTTCAGCTCAGAACTTCAGTACATAATCATCccatgattattattatttttacattgagcttcacatacacatgcatagaTATGGACATGACAGTATCCCGCAGCTCAATGTCTCCTTTACTAACACCTGGTACTTCCATCTTGTGCAGGAGCTGGGTAGCTTGGAGTGTAAGCCAAGAACTGGCTTGCACCACCTGGAGAGAGGACGTGCTGTTTCCTCTTCCCCCCACAGTAATGGTGAGACAGGATCTCTGGAGAGGCTGTCCAAGCCTGGCCTTGCTGGAGAATCCATCTACAGGAGAAGGTACACACGAGCAAGGagacattaaataaacattcaactcaatatatgttttttttgtttgttggtgttttgaAACGTGCAAGCTATGGCCTAAAATATCTCCATCAAAGGATACTGTCAATTCTGtcgtctgttgttttttgtttttttttagctaaaccAGCAAAATTATTTTTGGGAATGAggattttataattttttataaacaaaaaagcTTAGAAGGCTGcggggctgttttttttttttttttttttgtcaattttaaTGTATGTTAAACATCCAGCCTTCACATTtgcaagacttttttttctgaatgggAATATTATTCCTTGTGAATaagaagtttaatttaaaaaatacttaatgAGTTTGTGGCCATATTAGGAGTTAGTTTAACATTGACAAAATTCTGCTcaaatttttaaaatattaagtgACAAAGTTTTGACTTCAGCCAAAACGGCAAGGTAGGCTGCATCTGTTTTTGAAGCATTGTTGTCTATAATGGCCGCAGTTTAAGGTTTTATCAGATTCTGCTTTATTGCCAaggaacatgaacacacaaggaatttaacttttttgttttttctcaacaAATTTACACCACTTCAATGTAACTGGCAGAAAGATACAACTGCAGGTCCATAATCGttaatttctattttttctgtGTAGAAGAGAAGGGTCCAACCCTAGCAGTGTCACTGTATCGTCTGGAGAACAAGGAGACAAGAGCTCAGGAGATTTCCAGATGAGCACACCCTCAGCTTTCAGCAAGTTGAATCTACACAGGAGCTTCAGTCCCCTTGCCCTGTCCCAGGGCTCCTGGTCATCCAGGTACCATGTTGGTTTCAATCAGTCATATTTAAATTGGCATAgataaatttttttttactgttttctaaACCCTCATTATGAATAGTTATCATTTTGAATGAGTCTTCCTACTTTCTATCAAAAGGAGTGTGTCGCCCTGCCTGTCCAGCCGCTCCTCGCCCCTCTTGGCTGCCCCTCGTAGCCCTCATCCCGATCGTCCTCCTGAGCCTTTCTCAGACGGGGCAGAGATTCAGGTGGCCAACCTGGACTACAGAATGTCCCGCAAGGATTTGCAGCAGACACTGCGTGACACGTTCTTCCGGTATGGGCAGGTAAGTGTACttctttcatgttgtttttttttacctgattctaggaggggaaaaaagttcAGATTAACTCCTGTCAGAAAACGTGTTTATGTAGAATGAGTTGTTTCGTCTAGGTGAAAGCTGTGGAGCTTAGCCCACACACTGACTATCAGCTGAAGGCCACGATCCAGATGCTGTCCCTTCAACAGGCCATAAGTGCTATCAGTGGT
This window of the Labrus mixtus chromosome 2, fLabMix1.1, whole genome shotgun sequence genome carries:
- the LOC132984545 gene encoding meiosis regulator and mRNA stability factor 1 isoform X1 encodes the protein MFQNNYMDSRKAVLELKDVPPPPQHTSSSQLSQPFSLVPLPLPPPCLPPPQLTQDSHQQQPPPQQQQEGASPKVRPQVCSHCDYCSTDSYGLLGGGGVVGSSSSSSSIAGVVSLYMDPGSLGAPISSRSNIGRSGLCSVTSSVHQYKRNLSCGRGGEVLDPLLGLDYKPQPLSNVATSQPISSHPYLSCCSGILHTNPSVPLPCSQPSLFPSFPPLASSLPCVSSLPAPLHGSCMASSGYYPCVDCCPSARRSQRSTPCDHPTTTTITTTTTSAHFCSNPIHLNVERTVCVKGAHFCQECLLKPLNGLAVSESDTVWHNVPVPQTAPIPIPICNGCGTSSDGMMLMSSTSLGKTGQKYGSPETCGPENIPPVGVFWDIENCSVPSGRSAGAVVQRIRSRFFQGHREAEFICVCDISKESKAVIQELNNCQVTVAHINAIAKNAADDKLRQSLRRFAETHTAPATVVLVSSDVNFASELSDLRHRHGFQVILVHGNHTSSALLQHAHCHVAFQEITADLPPRILMKEQPSFNLLYVHNLPINCDKSLRNAVKLRLRRLSDNCGGKVLGMSQGTAVLRFGNPDAAARARKRMENEDVFGRRISLSFSPHPRDDTSPEPELQSRTHLLPQPQALPQTYQNQDSMFAPTPSVSSFSFLPLEKPRSPRRPRRATRPYNTPGPVPERPYSPRRGCSGPPGGAPDKPHQELGSLECKPRTGLHHLERGRAVSSSPHSNGETGSLERLSKPGLAGESIYRRRREGSNPSSVTVSSGEQGDKSSGDFQMSTPSAFSKLNLHRSFSPLALSQGSWSSRSVSPCLSSRSSPLLAAPRSPHPDRPPEPFSDGAEIQVANLDYRMSRKDLQQTLRDTFFRYGQVKAVELSPHTDYQLKATIQMLSLQQAISAISGLHRYKIGGKRIQVSLITGGSSKSLAMLSTEIITILQDAPANCLPLFKFTEIYEKKYSRKLVVGDLYKLPEVVAVREQGGSRLVCLLPSSQIRQSPLGSSQSQEGSSSASGSPVVFEELEYHDPVCRQHYKQDFSEADFDPDSYKIPFVVMSLNTLASEIHSLLQSHQGTLPLLSFPDCYAAKFSTLQLGNETLEGGVPLEHLITCVPSITIVTAQNCFKVIKWIHNKPPAPNSEPWIQRCKSPVGNPQLIQFSREIIDLLKNQPSCIMPMSKFIPSYHHHFAKQCRVSDYGYSKLLELLEAVPHVLQILGMGTKRLLTLTHRAQVKRFTQDLLKLLKFQASKQVAIDDFMQAYHWCFSRDWRVVDYGICDLMDLLTEIPDTTITITHQDKDTVISVPKRERTIEEMDRTKQFGKEVVDLLRHQPHCRMPFSKFIPTYHHHFGRQCKLSYYGFTKLMELFEAIPDILMVLECGEEKVLTLTEVERIKALAAQLVKLLRAQKNSSLPVSQLLTEYSKTFGYGLRLQDYDASSLPALLTKLCHVVKVVDGAEGREVQLINRKSLRSLTSQLLSLLMSQDGQQVTKGFKVEVLSQQYLTVYGASLNPCEYGFLSLSELLKSLPYLVELYHEESDDNTSSGRGEEWVRLTWLYQFARNVRALLHTYHYNQLFLTEFLGAFNKFTGASLEPRSYGYISIDELLGAIPQVVWIKGHGHKRIIVLKNDMKGKARATSSVPTSPLPGENTDSPRDSPISISTSGAQSPGGDAVADSELLCLTSPVDLLCGPVPSCLPSPQLHPDPVLLQQTDLIHFEEKSPTTQTPVSDEPEVADADGTSDAPEHPAFIEDSAVSNFPPPPDMKTNLSMDSPSRRVTRSRIKLAANFSFPAGL
- the LOC132984545 gene encoding meiosis regulator and mRNA stability factor 1 isoform X2: MFQNNYMDSRKAVLELKDVPPPPQHTSSSQLSQPFSLVPLPLPPPCLPPPQLTQDSHQQQPPPQQQQEGASPKVRPQVCSHCDYCSTDSYGLLGGGGVVGSSSSSSSIAGVVSLYMDPGSLGAPISSRSNIGRSGLCSVTSSVHQYKRNLSCGRGGEVLDPLLGLDYKPQPLSNVATSQPISSHPYLSCCSGILHTNPSVPLPCSQPSLFPSFPPLASSLPCVSSLPAPLHGSCMASSGYYPCVDCCPSARRSQRSTPCDHPTTTTITTTTTSAHFCSNPIHLNVERTVCVKGAHFCQECLLKPLNGLAVSESDTVWHNVPVPQTAPIPIPICNGCGTSSDGMMLMSSTSLGKTGQKYGSPETCGPENIPPVGVFWDIENCSVPSGRSAGAVVQRIRSRFFQGHREAEFICVCDISKESKAVIQELNNCQVTVAHINAIAKNAADDKLRQSLRRFAETHTAPATVVLVSSDVNFASELSDLRHRHGFQVILVHGNHTSSALLQHAHCHVAFQEITADLPPRILMKEQPSFNLLYVHNLPINCDKSLRNAVKLRLRRLSDNCGGKVLGMSQGTAVLRFGNPDAAARARKRMENEDVFGRRISLSFSPHPRDDTSPEPELQSRTHLLPQPQALPQTYQNQDSMFAPTPSVSSFSFLPLEKPRSPRRPRRATRPYNTPGPVPERPYSPRRGCSGPPGGAPDKPHQELGSLECKPRTGLHHLERGRAVSSSPHSNGETGSLERLSKPGLAGESIYRRRREGSNPSSVTVSSGEQGDKSSGDFQMSTPSAFSKLNLHRSFSPLALSQGSWSSRSVSPCLSSRSSPLLAAPRSPHPDRPPEPFSDGAEIQVANLDYRMSRKDLQQTLRDTFFRYGQVKAVELSPHTDYQLKATIQMLSLQQAISAISGLHRYKIGGKRIQVSLITGGSSKSLAMLSTEIITILQDAPANCLPLFKFTEIYEKKYSRKLVVGDLYKLPEVVAVREQGGSRLVCLLPSSQIRQSPLGSSQSQEGSSSASGSPVVFEELEYHDPVCRQHYKQDFSEADFDPDSYKIPFVVMSLNTLASEIHSLLQSHQGTLPLLSFPDCYAAKFSTLQLGNETLEGGVPLEHLITCVPSITIVTAQNCFKVIKWIHNKPPAPNSEPWIQRCKSPVGNPQLIQFSREIIDLLKNQPSCIMPMSKFIPSYHHHFAKQCRVSDYGYSKLLELLEAVPHVLQILGMGTKRLLTLTHRAQVKRFTQDLLKLLKFQASKQVAIDDFMQAYHWCFSRDWRVVDYGICDLMDLLTEIPDTTITITHQDKDTVISVPKRERTIEEMDRTKQFGKEVVDLLRHQPHCRMPFSKFIPTYHHHFGRQCKLSYYGFTKLMELFEAIPDILMVLECGEEKVLTLTEVERIKALAAQLVKLLRAQKNSSLPVSQLLTEYSKTFGYGLRLQDYDASSLPALLTKLCHVVKVVDGAEGREVQLINRKSLRSLTSQLLSLLMSQDGQQVTKGFKVEVLSQQYLTVYGASLNPCEYGFLSLSELLKSLPYLVELYHEESDDNTSSGRGEEWVRLTWLYQFARNVRALLHTYHYNQLFLTEFLGAFNKFTGASLEPRSYGYISIDELLGAIPQVVWIKGHGHKRIIVLKNDMKARATSSVPTSPLPGENTDSPRDSPISISTSGAQSPGGDAVADSELLCLTSPVDLLCGPVPSCLPSPQLHPDPVLLQQTDLIHFEEKSPTTQTPVSDEPEVADADGTSDAPEHPAFIEDSAVSNFPPPPDMKTNLSMDSPSRRVTRSRIKLAANFSFPAGL